The sequence aaaatttgatatgagtgaaacagtcatccgatgaacactcacacacaaatcTAGTTTAATAATTCAGAGAGGCTATTCATTATATCAGTCATAAATAAGCTACTGGGAATACACTCCAAACCgtgaaaatttttggtttctatattatcgatcatcggagctagGAAATCAAGCTAAGTTTTaagttgtttcgtttcactaTATATTCATTCTGGGAgacaaaacatgtctgtcacctcatcgttgtacgcgtacagcgttgtacagaaatcattgtacggaaatcacatgtctgtcaggggTATTAAGTGCGTATGAGCCGAAATAAAAAATCgttatgtttaaaaaaaacttcatcaagaTCCTAACTTTGTGGTACTATATCTCCATTGCCGCGGTTCGCATTGCACtagagccaaatcgaatttcgctGGAAAACTCAACTACCGGTAGAAACATCGGCATATGAAAATTGAAACTAAAATGGAGACTCTTCTGAATTTCGTCTTTTCCTTTACAGAACTGTGGGGGTTAGGATAGTTCTTAGTCGAAGaacattttttaaacagaaaccagtgtaatgttgacatCTCGAGTACCAGAATGTTTAACAAACGGGCAAGGTCTCgcaaaaactataaaaaaagttTGACAAACTGCCGTCTTCCGCTATTTTAGCAGAAACCTCAATAAAcatacagtttaaaaaaatatcccatTAAATTATCTTCAGTAGAGTTTTCCAATGCATTTTTTCTTATTCCAGGTCGATGCGCAATTTTCGGTGGATCAGATGCGAGTGGTCTGTAAGTCAAACAACGACACCCACTTTCagcaaacactgaaaaaaatcctgAAACCGCGCATCGTTGGAACTGCCACCCACGATGAGGTCAAACGTTATATCGTCGACCAGCTGAAACAGCTCCATTTCATAGTTGAACTCGATGAGTTCAACGATAAAACGCCTCATTTCGGaagactaaaattttcaaacattgtaGGAAAACTGAATCCGACAGCGGATAAATATCTTGCTTTGGCATGTCACTACGATAGCAAATACTTCCGGGAGCATGCTTTTGTCGGTGCGGTCGATTCGGCCGTTCCTTGTGCAATGATGCTCAACCTGGCCAAAACGGCAGAGTCAGCACTCAAGCTTTTGAAAAACAAcaccgatttgagtttaatgttGATATTTTTCGACGGAGAGGAAGCCTTCCGAAAGTGGTCCACCACCGATTCGCTGTACGGATCTCGTCACCTGGCCAACAAGTGGACCACGATGCCGTACATTTCGAAAACCCTTGGAAAATCGATGCGAGAAATAGATCGAATTCAGTTGATGGTTCTTTTGGATCTGATAGGAGGAGAAAATCCCAAATTTTACAGCTTTTTCGATAGCACCAGAAACTATCACCGAAGATTGAACAACATTGAATCATCACTTCGcaagaacaaacttttgctaaaAGATCCCAAGAGCACAGAAATGTTCGTTGATAAAAGTACGTTTAGCAGGATAGAGGATGATCACATGCCGTTTTTGAAGAGAAGTAAGTACATTTTTTACTCAAATATTGTTTCTACTATTACTACAGCTAGACATCATGTAATTCGCTTAAATTCAACTTAAATTTATACGAACAGTGCTTGaatatttgaaaactgaataatTATTCATAGGCTCCATGAAACATAACGTCATAGACTTGTTCGGTCTTATCTCAGATCTTTAACGATGCACATACTTGCCCTAGATCGATGGTTCATATCAAGTCCCATTATCTTACACCGTCGCTCCTTATTTCGCCTCTCCTCACAAAgtcatacaaatttactttgggtatactggtttcggattcagtttccggaagtagtggtctgaagttccaaaacgaaactcacatcaatttctcagagataaattaACGTTTGAGCACAGATGATAGTacgaggaagccaaatcaggtgaacgagTGAAATGCCCAAGTAATTGAAACCCAATTTTGCggtgaaaaactaccataatatgaaaatggaatAATACGTAAGGGGGAGGCATTTTATATCAAGAAAGCATATTCCAAGattgaaaagaatcggttcagtagattttggtttttagaaaaatgcgtttaaatttttttttctcaaaaagtgagtgaaaaatatttttggaatcatttgaaattttgacacaatatttcTGAAAAgttaaactacaagaaaatgtaaaaaaaaacgattttccgaaactgtttatccCTTAACCTGGTTTAATAAATGTTACCCTGGttttgagcctgtatatctgttatctgtgctataacttacaaaaagtaactcaTATAACTCTTCCTAACACACAAAACATGCCAAAGAGTAAcggatgtaacgcttcgtaacgcttgtacctaacacatgtaacgttttgtaacacctgaaacatacaaaaaaaaactaacgcatgtaacgatttgtaacgcctataacttacaaaaaagtagcacatgtaatgcttcgtaatgcCTGAAACTTATTtgaagtaacgaatgtaacgcttcgtaatgcctgcaATTCACAAAAGAATAACGCCTTCATTtgaattgatttagaaatttttttttttattcaagaatataatgtttaaggcacactgcttaacctctaagatgccaagggcttttactaattttaatttacgactaacttaaaactagggttgt comes from Malaya genurostris strain Urasoe2022 chromosome 3, Malgen_1.1, whole genome shotgun sequence and encodes:
- the LOC131435752 gene encoding glutaminyl-peptide cyclotransferase-like, encoding MMWHRKKMFNVTSLHLPLLLALVTFTRWPIQQVDAQFSVDQMRVVCKSNNDTHFQQTLKKILKPRIVGTATHDEVKRYIVDQLKQLHFIVELDEFNDKTPHFGRLKFSNIVGKLNPTADKYLALACHYDSKYFREHAFVGAVDSAVPCAMMLNLAKTAESALKLLKNNTDLSLMLIFFDGEEAFRKWSTTDSLYGSRHLANKWTTMPYISKTLGKSMREIDRIQLMVLLDLIGGENPKFYSFFDSTRNYHRRLNNIESSLRKNKLLLKDPKSTEMFVDKSTFSRIEDDHMPFLKRSIPILHLIPVPFPKHWHKPEDNEDNLSLKTVGNINMILRVFMLEHLTYCNSKYGRSLNTCLN